The following are encoded in a window of Paraburkholderia sp. HP33-1 genomic DNA:
- the clpA gene encoding ATP-dependent Clp protease ATP-binding subunit ClpA — protein MIAQELEVSLHMAFMEARQARHEFITVEHLLLALLDNPTAAEVLRACAANIEDLRQNLRNFIHDNTPTVPGTDDVDTQPTLGFQRVIQRAIMHVQSTSNGKKEVTGANVLVAIFGEKDSHAVYYLQQQGVTRLDVVNFISHGIAKTNSSDAAKASDANAESDEAAAQKETPLAQFTQNLNQMAKDGRIDPLIGRESEVERVVQVLCRRRKNNPLLVGEAGVGKTAIAEGLAWRITRGEVPDILADAQVYSLDMGALLAGTKYRGDFEQRLKTVLKELKERPHAILFIDEIHTLIGAGAASGGTLDASNLLKPALSSGTLKCIGATTFTEYRGIFEKDAALSRRFQKVDVTEPTVEQTVAILRGLKSRFEEHHGVKYSSGALSAAAELSARFITDRHLPDKAIDVIDEAGAAQRILPKSKQKKTIGKNEIEEIISKIARVPPQSVSQDDRSKLQTLDRDLKSVVFGQDPAIDALSAAIKMARAGLGKLDKPIGAFLFSGPTGVGKTEVAKQLAFTLGIELIRFDMSEYMERHAVSRLIGAPPGYVGFDQGGLLTEAITKKPHCVLLLDEIEKAHPDIFNVLLQVMDHGTLTDNNGRKADFRNVIIIMTTNAGAEAMGKAVIGFTNRREAGDEMVDIKRMFTPEFRNRLDATISFRALDEEIIMRVVDKFLMQLEDQLHEKKVDALFTDALRKHLAKHGFDPLMGARPMQRLIQDTIRRALADELLFGKLMNGGRVTVDVDADDKVQLTFDEQPAPRNPNPEAVEVE, from the coding sequence ATGATTGCCCAGGAACTGGAAGTCAGCCTGCATATGGCGTTCATGGAAGCGCGCCAGGCACGGCACGAGTTCATAACGGTCGAACATCTTTTGCTCGCGCTGTTGGATAACCCGACGGCGGCAGAGGTACTGCGCGCGTGCGCGGCCAATATCGAGGATCTGCGCCAGAACCTGCGCAACTTCATTCATGACAACACGCCGACCGTGCCGGGCACGGACGACGTCGACACGCAGCCCACGCTCGGTTTCCAGCGTGTGATCCAGCGCGCGATCATGCATGTGCAGTCCACCTCGAACGGCAAGAAGGAAGTGACCGGCGCGAACGTGCTGGTCGCGATCTTCGGCGAGAAGGACTCGCACGCGGTGTACTACCTGCAGCAGCAGGGCGTCACGCGTCTGGACGTGGTCAATTTCATCTCGCACGGCATCGCCAAGACGAACAGTTCCGACGCCGCGAAAGCGAGCGACGCGAATGCCGAGTCCGACGAAGCCGCCGCGCAGAAGGAAACACCGCTCGCCCAGTTCACGCAAAACCTGAACCAGATGGCGAAGGACGGCCGCATCGATCCGCTGATCGGGCGCGAGTCGGAAGTCGAGCGCGTGGTGCAGGTGCTGTGCCGCCGGCGCAAGAACAATCCGCTGCTGGTCGGCGAAGCCGGTGTCGGCAAGACTGCGATCGCCGAAGGGCTCGCATGGCGCATTACGCGTGGCGAAGTGCCGGATATCCTCGCGGATGCCCAGGTGTATTCGCTCGACATGGGCGCACTGCTCGCGGGCACCAAGTATCGCGGCGACTTCGAGCAGCGCCTGAAGACGGTGCTGAAGGAACTGAAGGAGCGTCCGCACGCCATTCTCTTCATCGACGAAATCCATACGCTGATCGGCGCGGGCGCCGCGTCGGGCGGCACGCTGGACGCGTCGAACCTGCTGAAACCGGCGCTCTCGTCGGGCACGCTGAAGTGCATCGGCGCGACCACGTTCACCGAATATCGCGGCATCTTCGAAAAGGACGCGGCGCTGTCGCGTCGTTTCCAGAAGGTCGACGTGACCGAACCGACCGTCGAGCAGACGGTCGCGATCCTGCGCGGGCTCAAGTCGCGTTTCGAAGAGCATCACGGCGTGAAGTATTCGTCGGGTGCGCTGTCAGCGGCGGCTGAGCTATCGGCGCGCTTCATCACCGATCGTCACTTGCCGGACAAGGCGATCGACGTGATCGACGAAGCGGGCGCGGCGCAGCGCATTCTGCCGAAGTCGAAGCAGAAGAAGACGATCGGCAAGAACGAGATCGAGGAAATCATCTCGAAGATTGCGCGCGTGCCGCCGCAAAGCGTGTCGCAGGACGATCGCAGCAAGCTGCAGACGCTCGACCGCGACCTGAAGAGCGTCGTATTCGGGCAAGACCCGGCTATCGACGCGCTGTCGGCCGCGATCAAGATGGCGCGCGCGGGCCTCGGCAAGCTCGACAAGCCGATCGGCGCATTCCTGTTCTCGGGTCCGACCGGTGTCGGCAAGACCGAGGTCGCGAAGCAGCTCGCGTTCACGCTCGGCATCGAGCTGATCCGTTTCGACATGTCCGAGTACATGGAGCGTCACGCGGTGAGCCGGCTGATCGGCGCGCCGCCGGGCTACGTCGGTTTCGACCAGGGCGGTCTGCTGACCGAGGCGATCACCAAGAAGCCGCACTGCGTGCTGCTGCTCGACGAAATCGAAAAGGCGCATCCGGACATCTTCAACGTGCTGCTGCAGGTGATGGACCACGGCACGCTGACGGACAACAACGGCCGCAAGGCGGACTTCCGCAACGTCATCATCATCATGACGACGAACGCGGGCGCCGAAGCGATGGGCAAGGCGGTGATCGGCTTCACGAACCGCCGCGAGGCGGGCGACGAGATGGTCGACATCAAGCGGATGTTCACGCCTGAGTTCCGCAACCGTCTGGACGCGACGATCAGCTTCCGTGCACTCGATGAGGAAATCATCATGCGCGTGGTCGACAAGTTCCTGATGCAGCTCGAAGATCAGCTGCACGAGAAGAAGGTCGACGCGCTCTTCACCGACGCGCTGCGCAAGCATCTGGCGAAGCACGG
- the clpS gene encoding ATP-dependent Clp protease adapter ClpS, translating into MAIIPDKQDGTVLERQEQKLKPPSMYKVVLLNDDFTPMEFVVMIVQEYFNKDRETATQVMLKVHREGRGVCGVYTRDIASTKVEQVVTHARQAGHPLQCVMEEA; encoded by the coding sequence ATGGCGATTATCCCGGACAAGCAGGACGGCACCGTACTGGAGCGGCAGGAGCAGAAACTCAAGCCGCCGTCCATGTACAAGGTGGTGCTGCTGAATGACGACTTCACGCCGATGGAATTTGTCGTGATGATCGTGCAGGAATATTTCAATAAGGATCGTGAAACCGCAACGCAGGTCATGTTGAAGGTGCATCGCGAGGGCAGGGGAGTTTGTGGGGTCTATACGCGGGACATCGCGTCGACCAAAGTCGAGCAAGTCGTTACCCACGCACGGCAGGCCGGGCATCCGCTGCAGTGTGTGATGGAGGAAGCATGA
- a CDS encoding cold-shock protein, which yields MATGTVKWFNDAKGFGFITPDEGGEDLFAHFSAIQMNGFKTLKEGQKVTFEVVQGPKGKQASNIQAPA from the coding sequence ATGGCAACTGGTACGGTCAAATGGTTTAACGACGCGAAGGGTTTCGGATTCATCACGCCTGACGAGGGTGGCGAGGATCTGTTTGCACACTTCTCGGCCATCCAGATGAATGGCTTCAAGACGCTGAAGGAAGGCCAGAAGGTCACCTTCGAGGTTGTGCAAGGCCCCAAAGGCAAACAGGCATCGAACATTCAGGCACCAGCCTGA
- the icd gene encoding NADP-dependent isocitrate dehydrogenase, translated as MPYQHIKVPTGGEKITVNADFSLNVSDEPIIPYIEGDGTGLDITPVMLKVVDAAVAKAYGGKKKIHWMEIYAGEKATRVYGPDVWLPDETLQAVKEYIVSIKGPLTTPVGGGIRSLNVALRQELDLYVCLRPVRYFKGVPSPVREPEKIDMVIFRENSEDIYAGIEWPAESEQAKKVIRFLREEMGVKKIRFPDSSGIGIKPVSREGTERLVRKAIQYAIDNERRSVTLVHKGNIMKYTEGAFRDYGYALAQKEFDAQLIDGGPWMKVRNPKTGGDVVVKDVIADAFLQQILLRPAEYDVIATLNLNGDYISDALAAQVGGIGIAPGANLSDSVAMFEATHGTAPKYAGKDYVNPGSEILSAEMMLRHLGWFEAADLIISSMEKSILQKRVTYDFARLMEGATQVSCSAFGQVMIENM; from the coding sequence ATGCCGTATCAGCACATCAAGGTTCCGACCGGTGGCGAGAAGATCACCGTCAACGCTGACTTCTCGCTCAACGTTTCCGACGAGCCGATCATCCCGTATATCGAAGGCGACGGCACCGGTCTGGACATCACGCCGGTCATGCTCAAGGTCGTGGATGCGGCGGTTGCAAAGGCGTACGGCGGCAAGAAGAAAATCCACTGGATGGAAATCTACGCGGGCGAGAAGGCGACCAGGGTGTACGGCCCCGACGTGTGGCTGCCGGACGAAACGCTGCAGGCGGTCAAGGAATACATCGTGTCGATCAAGGGGCCGCTCACCACGCCGGTCGGCGGCGGCATCCGCTCGTTGAACGTCGCGTTGCGCCAGGAGCTGGACCTCTATGTGTGTCTGCGCCCGGTGCGGTATTTCAAGGGCGTGCCCTCGCCGGTGCGCGAGCCCGAGAAGATCGACATGGTGATCTTCCGTGAGAACTCGGAAGACATCTACGCGGGCATCGAATGGCCGGCCGAATCCGAGCAGGCGAAGAAGGTCATCAGGTTCCTGCGCGAAGAAATGGGCGTAAAGAAGATCCGCTTTCCGGATTCGTCGGGCATCGGCATCAAGCCGGTGTCGCGCGAAGGTACCGAGCGTCTCGTGCGCAAGGCGATCCAGTATGCGATCGATAACGAACGCCGCTCGGTTACGCTGGTGCACAAGGGCAACATCATGAAGTACACCGAAGGCGCGTTCCGCGACTACGGTTACGCGCTCGCGCAGAAGGAGTTCGACGCGCAGTTGATCGACGGCGGTCCGTGGATGAAAGTCAGGAATCCGAAGACTGGCGGCGACGTCGTCGTGAAGGACGTGATCGCCGACGCGTTCCTGCAACAGATCCTGCTGCGCCCGGCCGAATACGATGTGATCGCCACGCTGAACCTGAACGGCGACTACATTTCGGACGCGCTCGCCGCGCAGGTGGGCGGCATCGGCATCGCGCCGGGCGCGAATCTGTCGGATTCGGTCGCGATGTTCGAGGCGACACACGGCACGGCGCCGAAATATGCGGGCAAGGACTACGTGAATCCGGGCTCGGAAATCCTCTCGGCGGAAATGATGTTGCGCCATCTGGGCTGGTTCGAAGCGGCGGATCTGATTATCAGTTCGATGGAAAAGTCGATCCTGCAAAAGCGCGTCACTTATGATTTTGCCCGCCTAATGGAAGGCGCAACCCAGGTGTCATGCTCAGCGTTTGGGCAAGTGATGATCGAAAATATGTAA
- a CDS encoding pseudouridine synthase — protein sequence MRLLALNKPFGTICQFSPHETRASLADWVKVPGVYPAGRLDSDSEGLLLLTDDGALQARIAEPRHKLVKRYWAQVEGAVDDAALKKLARGVDLGDYVTRPCQASYVEPDSSLWARTPPIRYRAAIPTTWIELSITEGKNRQVRRMTAAVGFPTLRLVRVGIGALDIFSLGLQPGECIELRANAPWDGIE from the coding sequence ATGCGCCTTCTCGCCCTCAACAAGCCGTTCGGCACCATCTGTCAATTTTCGCCGCACGAGACGCGAGCGTCACTTGCCGACTGGGTCAAGGTGCCCGGCGTCTATCCGGCCGGCCGGCTCGACTCCGATAGCGAAGGACTGCTGCTGCTCACTGATGACGGCGCCTTGCAGGCGCGCATCGCCGAGCCGCGTCACAAGCTCGTCAAACGCTACTGGGCGCAAGTCGAGGGCGCGGTCGACGACGCCGCGTTGAAAAAGCTCGCGCGCGGCGTCGATCTCGGCGACTACGTGACGCGCCCATGCCAGGCGAGCTACGTCGAACCGGACAGCTCGCTGTGGGCGCGCACACCGCCGATCCGCTATCGCGCAGCGATCCCGACGACGTGGATCGAGCTGTCGATCACCGAAGGCAAGAACCGTCAGGTGCGTCGCATGACGGCCGCGGTCGGTTTTCCGACGCTGCGCCTCGTGCGCGTCGGCATCGGGGCGCTTGACATTTTTTCACTCGGACTGCAACCCGGAGAGTGCATCGAGTTGCGAGCGAACGCGCCATGGGATGGCATCGAGTGA
- a CDS encoding DUF192 domain-containing protein, giving the protein MRFSMRSLMARLAVAVALPLAALSFAATTAPAQAQQMPPGAKQPGDFPRVRLTAGMFVIDAAVAANDADREQGLMYRTKLAPNEGMLFVFNENAGHCFWMKNTLIPLSIAFMRADGTITDIDEMQAETTNNHCPTHNGVFALEMPKGWFSSKGIKPGMQIQGLPPVPGITQ; this is encoded by the coding sequence GTGCGATTTTCCATGCGCTCGTTGATGGCGCGCCTCGCCGTTGCCGTTGCACTGCCGCTCGCGGCGCTCTCGTTCGCCGCCACGACCGCCCCCGCCCAGGCGCAGCAGATGCCGCCGGGCGCCAAGCAGCCGGGCGATTTTCCGCGCGTCAGACTGACCGCGGGCATGTTCGTGATCGACGCGGCCGTCGCCGCCAACGACGCGGACCGCGAGCAGGGCTTGATGTATCGCACGAAGCTCGCGCCGAACGAAGGCATGCTGTTCGTGTTCAACGAGAACGCCGGCCACTGCTTCTGGATGAAGAACACGCTGATCCCGCTGTCGATCGCGTTCATGCGCGCCGACGGCACGATCACCGACATCGACGAGATGCAGGCCGAGACCACCAACAACCACTGCCCGACGCACAACGGCGTGTTCGCGCTGGAAATGCCCAAGGGCTGGTTCTCGTCGAAGGGCATCAAGCCGGGGATGCAGATTCAGGGCTTGCCGCCGGTGCCGGGTATCACGCAGTAA
- the fusA gene encoding elongation factor G yields MPRKTPIERYRNIGISAHIDAGKTTTTERILFYTGVTHKIGEVHDGAATMDWMEQEQERGITITSAATTAFWKGMAGNYPEHRINIIDTPGHVDFTIEVERSMRVLDGACMVYDSVGGVQPQSETVWRQANKYKVPRIAFVNKMDRVGADFFRVQRQIGDRLKGVAVPIQIPIGAEDHFQGVVDLVKMKAIYWDDDSQGIKFEYRDIPAELAATAQEWHDKMVEAAAEANEELLEKYLGGEHYLTEEEIKLGIRARTIANEIVPMLCGSAFKNKGVQAMLDAVIDYLPSPVDVPAITGHDEHDKEIERHPNDDDPFSALAFKIMTDPFVGQLIFFRVYSGVVNSGDTVYNAVKEKKERLGRILQMHANERKEIKEVYAGDIAAAVGLKEATTGDTLCDPNHVIILEKMIFPDPVISQAVEPKTKADQEKMGIALNRLAQEDPSFRVQTDEESGQTIISGMGELHLEILVDRMKREFGVEATVGKPQVAYRETVRNKVEDVEGKFVKQSGGRGQYGHAVISLEPSAQGKGYEFVDAIKGGVIPREFIPAVDKGIQETLKAGVLAGYPVVDVKVTLTFGSYHDVDSNENAFRMAGSMAFKDAMRKAKPVLLEPMMAVEVETPEDFMGNVMGDLSSRRGMVQGMEDIAGGGGKLVRAEVPLAEMFGYSTSLRSATQGRATYTMEFKHYAETPSNVAEAVINAKKQ; encoded by the coding sequence GTGCCCCGCAAGACTCCCATCGAGCGCTACCGGAATATCGGCATCAGCGCTCACATCGATGCCGGCAAAACCACCACCACCGAACGTATCCTGTTCTACACCGGCGTGACCCACAAGATCGGCGAGGTTCACGACGGTGCGGCGACGATGGACTGGATGGAACAGGAGCAGGAGCGCGGCATCACGATCACGTCGGCGGCCACCACGGCGTTCTGGAAAGGCATGGCCGGCAACTATCCCGAGCATCGGATCAACATCATCGACACCCCCGGGCACGTCGACTTCACGATCGAAGTCGAGCGCTCGATGCGCGTGCTCGACGGCGCGTGCATGGTGTACGACTCGGTCGGCGGCGTGCAGCCGCAATCGGAGACCGTGTGGCGCCAGGCGAACAAGTACAAGGTGCCGCGCATCGCGTTCGTCAACAAGATGGACCGCGTCGGCGCGGACTTTTTCCGCGTGCAGCGGCAGATCGGCGATCGCCTGAAGGGCGTCGCCGTGCCGATCCAGATTCCGATCGGCGCGGAAGATCACTTTCAGGGCGTCGTCGACCTCGTGAAAATGAAGGCGATCTACTGGGACGACGACAGCCAGGGCATCAAGTTCGAGTACCGCGACATTCCGGCTGAACTCGCGGCCACCGCGCAGGAATGGCACGACAAGATGGTCGAGGCCGCGGCCGAGGCGAACGAGGAACTGCTCGAAAAGTATCTGGGCGGCGAGCACTACCTCACCGAAGAAGAAATCAAACTCGGCATCCGCGCGCGCACGATCGCCAACGAGATCGTGCCGATGCTGTGCGGCAGCGCGTTCAAGAACAAGGGCGTGCAGGCGATGCTCGACGCGGTGATCGACTATCTGCCGTCGCCCGTAGACGTGCCCGCGATCACCGGTCACGACGAGCACGACAAGGAGATCGAGCGACATCCTAACGACGACGATCCGTTCTCGGCGCTCGCCTTCAAGATCATGACCGACCCGTTCGTCGGCCAGCTGATCTTCTTCCGCGTGTATTCGGGCGTCGTCAATTCGGGCGACACGGTCTACAACGCGGTCAAGGAAAAGAAGGAGCGCCTCGGCCGCATCCTGCAGATGCACGCGAACGAGCGCAAGGAAATCAAGGAGGTCTACGCGGGCGACATCGCTGCGGCCGTCGGCCTGAAGGAAGCGACCACCGGCGACACGCTCTGCGATCCTAACCATGTGATCATCCTCGAAAAGATGATCTTCCCGGACCCGGTGATTTCGCAGGCCGTCGAGCCGAAGACCAAGGCTGACCAGGAAAAGATGGGCATCGCGCTGAACCGTCTCGCGCAGGAAGACCCATCGTTCCGCGTGCAGACCGATGAGGAATCCGGACAGACGATCATCTCCGGCATGGGCGAGCTGCACCTCGAAATTCTGGTCGACCGGATGAAGCGCGAGTTCGGCGTGGAAGCGACCGTCGGCAAGCCGCAGGTCGCCTATCGCGAAACCGTGCGCAACAAGGTCGAGGACGTCGAAGGCAAGTTCGTCAAGCAGTCGGGCGGCCGCGGCCAGTACGGTCACGCGGTGATCTCACTCGAGCCGAGTGCACAGGGCAAGGGCTACGAGTTCGTCGACGCGATCAAGGGCGGCGTGATTCCACGCGAATTCATCCCGGCCGTCGACAAGGGCATCCAGGAAACGCTGAAGGCCGGTGTGCTGGCGGGCTACCCGGTCGTCGACGTGAAGGTCACGCTGACCTTCGGTTCGTACCACGACGTCGACTCGAACGAAAACGCGTTCCGCATGGCCGGCTCGATGGCATTCAAGGATGCGATGCGCAAGGCGAAACCGGTGCTGCTCGAACCGATGATGGCCGTCGAGGTGGAAACGCCCGAGGACTTCATGGGCAACGTGATGGGCGACCTGTCGAGCCGGCGCGGCATGGTGCAGGGCATGGAAGACATCGCGGGCGGCGGCGGCAAGCTGGTGCGCGCGGAAGTCCCGCTCGCCGAGATGTTCGGGTACTCGACGTCGCTGCGCTCGGCCACCCAGGGCCGCGCGACCTACACGATGGAGTTCAAGCACTACGCTGAAACGCCGAGCAACGTCGCCGAGGCTGTGATCAACGCCAAGAAGCAATGA
- a CDS encoding cupin domain-containing protein, whose protein sequence is MSQDHEHPHYRAEHEAAGPGAQVDWREHGVKVIRGDQLDTNTAQTPGMNRATAINAARVGAQKIWAGTVTIHPNAKTGAHHHGALESVIYVVRGQARMRWGEHLEFTAEAGPGDFIFVPPYVPHQEINASTDEPLECVLVRSDNETVVVNLNIDAVEQPETVYWVDPIHKHPHDH, encoded by the coding sequence ATGAGCCAGGATCACGAACATCCGCATTACCGGGCCGAGCACGAGGCCGCGGGGCCCGGCGCACAGGTCGACTGGCGTGAGCACGGCGTGAAGGTCATCCGCGGCGATCAGCTCGACACCAACACCGCGCAGACGCCGGGCATGAACCGCGCGACCGCGATCAACGCGGCGCGCGTCGGCGCGCAGAAGATCTGGGCCGGCACCGTGACGATCCATCCGAATGCGAAGACCGGCGCGCATCATCATGGCGCGCTCGAAAGCGTGATCTATGTAGTACGCGGCCAGGCGCGCATGCGCTGGGGCGAGCATCTGGAATTTACCGCCGAGGCCGGTCCCGGCGACTTCATCTTCGTGCCGCCCTATGTGCCGCATCAGGAGATCAACGCGAGCACCGACGAGCCGCTCGAATGCGTGCTCGTGCGCAGCGACAACGAAACGGTCGTCGTCAATCTGAACATCGACGCGGTCGAGCAGCCGGAAACGGTCTACTGGGTCGATCCGATCCACAAGCATCCGCACGATCATTAA
- a CDS encoding HoxN/HupN/NixA family nickel/cobalt transporter, with protein MTPTASLRPRLVALYAMLIAANLGAWLWALIAFRHYPLLLGTALLAYGFGLRHAVDADHIAAIDAVTRKLMQTGKRPVGIGLAFSLGHSTIVIAATLGIAWTTHSLHGRFESIKEVGGMLGTLVSATFLLVLAAVNLVILRDVWRRYRHAQHDGAASTASAASLAPVGLLSRALRPLFRLVTKSWHMYPVGVLFGLGFDTATEIGLLAIAASQASTGLPLYSILVFPALFTAGMTLVDSTDNVLMVHAYGWAMDDPKRKLYYNASITFVSALVAIVIGGVEALGLLSDRLGWSGGVWDALTGINDHFGALGYGIVAAFMACWIGSVLFHRWRRPDAAASAVTRGPTR; from the coding sequence ATGACGCCTACCGCCTCGCTGCGCCCTCGCCTCGTCGCGCTCTACGCGATGCTGATCGCCGCCAACCTCGGCGCATGGCTGTGGGCGCTGATCGCGTTTCGCCACTATCCGCTGCTGCTCGGCACCGCGCTGCTCGCGTATGGCTTCGGTCTGCGTCATGCGGTCGACGCCGACCACATCGCGGCGATCGACGCCGTCACGCGCAAGCTGATGCAAACCGGCAAGCGACCGGTCGGCATCGGGCTCGCGTTTTCGCTCGGCCATTCGACGATCGTGATCGCGGCGACGCTCGGCATCGCATGGACCACGCATTCGTTGCATGGGCGCTTCGAGAGCATCAAGGAAGTCGGCGGCATGCTCGGCACGCTGGTCTCGGCGACGTTCCTGCTGGTGCTCGCGGCGGTCAATCTCGTGATCCTGCGCGACGTGTGGCGACGCTACCGGCATGCGCAACATGACGGCGCGGCGAGCACAGCGTCAGCCGCTTCGCTCGCCCCCGTCGGGCTGCTGTCGCGCGCGTTGCGGCCGTTGTTCCGGCTGGTCACGAAAAGCTGGCACATGTACCCGGTCGGCGTGCTGTTCGGGCTCGGCTTCGACACCGCGACCGAGATCGGCCTGCTCGCGATCGCCGCGTCGCAGGCGAGCACCGGCCTGCCGCTCTATTCGATCCTCGTGTTCCCGGCGCTCTTCACGGCAGGCATGACGCTCGTCGATTCGACCGACAACGTGTTGATGGTCCACGCGTACGGCTGGGCGATGGACGACCCGAAGCGAAAGCTGTACTACAACGCAAGCATCACGTTCGTGTCCGCGCTCGTCGCGATCGTGATTGGCGGCGTCGAGGCACTGGGGCTGCTGTCGGATCGCCTCGGCTGGAGCGGCGGGGTCTGGGATGCGCTCACCGGCATCAACGATCATTTCGGCGCGCTCGGCTACGGGATCGTCGCGGCGTTCATGGCATGCTGGATCGGCTCGGTGCTGTTTCATCGCTGGAGACGGCCGGACGCGGCGGCAAGCGCGGTGACACGCGGGCCGACAAGATAA